The Acidicapsa ligni genome has a window encoding:
- a CDS encoding alpha-1,4-glucan--maltose-1-phosphate maltosyltransferase: protein MSTTKPIHGRNRVVIEEVTPQIGTGVNAGLYPACRIVGDEVVVSAAIFADGHDHLAARLLYRKNSDKRWISAPMTATSNDLWTGSFQVDKLGSWSFTVQGWIDHFDTWVSDTKKRLAAQPDPQNPDPNATPQDIPLAFRSGAILIRDAAKKARGADSRRLLQVAESLTAEADQNADLYEYPLTPEIEALVSSYPDLTLATRYAPELPLWVDRERARFSAWYELFPRSASSIPGQHGTFADVENQLPEIAEMGFDVLYLPPIHPIGRAFRKGPNNSTTSVESDLGSPWAIGDKSLASAKNKEDNGGHKSIHPQLGTFKSFDKLVAATKAHGLEIALDIAFQCSPDHPWVTEHPDWFVTRPDGSIQYAENPPKKYQDIYPLNFESHDWRGLWDELYSVFEFWIKRGVHIFRVDNPHTKALPFWEWCLGKLREHYPDTLFLAEAFTRPHVMYSLAKRGFTQSYTYFTWRTDKDELQTYLEEITRPPVSDFFQPNFWPNTPDILHRSLQQGGRPAFMQRLILAATMTANYGIYGPAYELGENTPATPPVGKTESEEYLDSEKFQIRQRDRNGPGTIVPLITSLNQIRRANPALQSNLSLHFHDAENPQILCYSKSTSDFENTVLVAINLDPFNEQSSWIHLDLEKLGIPSNQDFIVEDLLTGVAYTWQDRRNYVALKPDRQPAHIFRIIRPV from the coding sequence ATGAGTACCACGAAGCCAATCCATGGTCGTAATCGCGTTGTCATCGAAGAGGTAACTCCACAAATTGGCACCGGAGTCAACGCAGGCCTTTATCCCGCATGTCGCATTGTCGGCGATGAAGTCGTCGTAAGCGCTGCTATCTTTGCCGACGGCCACGACCATCTGGCGGCGCGACTCCTGTACCGCAAAAACTCCGACAAACGTTGGATCTCCGCACCGATGACTGCCACATCCAATGACCTCTGGACTGGCTCATTCCAAGTGGACAAGCTCGGCTCCTGGAGCTTCACCGTTCAAGGCTGGATCGATCATTTCGACACCTGGGTCAGCGATACGAAAAAGCGGCTCGCGGCGCAGCCCGATCCGCAAAATCCCGATCCGAATGCAACTCCACAGGATATTCCGCTGGCCTTTCGTTCCGGCGCGATCCTGATTCGCGATGCAGCAAAAAAAGCACGCGGTGCCGACTCCAGGCGCCTGCTCCAGGTGGCCGAATCCCTCACAGCCGAGGCGGATCAGAATGCCGATCTGTACGAATACCCGCTGACGCCCGAAATCGAAGCGTTGGTGAGTTCCTATCCTGATCTCACGCTTGCGACCCGCTACGCGCCTGAACTGCCACTCTGGGTCGATCGCGAACGCGCCCGGTTCTCCGCATGGTATGAACTGTTCCCCCGTTCTGCTTCGTCCATACCGGGGCAGCATGGAACATTTGCCGACGTGGAAAATCAGCTTCCCGAAATCGCAGAGATGGGCTTTGATGTGCTGTATCTGCCGCCAATCCACCCCATTGGCCGCGCGTTTCGCAAGGGACCGAACAACTCCACAACCTCTGTAGAAAGCGACCTCGGCAGCCCCTGGGCCATCGGAGACAAGTCGCTGGCCTCGGCCAAAAACAAAGAGGATAACGGCGGCCACAAATCGATTCACCCACAGTTGGGAACATTCAAGAGCTTTGACAAGCTGGTCGCCGCAACGAAGGCACACGGTCTCGAAATCGCGCTGGACATTGCCTTCCAATGTTCCCCCGATCATCCGTGGGTAACGGAGCACCCCGACTGGTTCGTCACCCGACCCGATGGCAGCATTCAATACGCTGAAAATCCTCCGAAGAAATATCAGGATATCTATCCGCTGAACTTCGAGTCGCATGACTGGCGCGGCTTGTGGGACGAGCTTTATTCCGTCTTTGAATTCTGGATCAAGCGCGGCGTCCATATCTTCCGCGTGGACAATCCACACACCAAGGCGCTTCCCTTCTGGGAGTGGTGCCTCGGCAAGCTGCGCGAGCACTATCCGGATACGCTGTTCCTGGCGGAGGCTTTCACTCGTCCGCACGTTATGTATTCGCTTGCCAAGCGCGGCTTTACGCAGTCTTACACCTACTTCACCTGGCGCACAGACAAGGACGAGTTACAGACCTATCTCGAAGAGATCACCAGGCCGCCTGTCAGCGATTTCTTTCAACCGAACTTCTGGCCCAACACGCCCGACATACTGCATCGGTCGTTACAGCAGGGCGGTCGCCCTGCCTTTATGCAACGCCTGATCCTCGCTGCAACCATGACTGCCAATTACGGCATCTACGGCCCCGCGTATGAGCTGGGCGAAAATACTCCGGCAACTCCGCCCGTGGGCAAAACCGAATCGGAAGAATATCTCGACAGTGAAAAATTTCAGATTCGTCAGCGCGATCGTAACGGACCGGGAACAATTGTTCCCCTGATCACGTCTCTCAACCAGATCCGTCGCGCCAATCCAGCGTTGCAATCGAATCTTTCGCTGCACTTTCACGATGCAGAAAACCCACAGATTCTCTGCTATTCAAAATCGACCTCCGATTTCGAAAACACCGTTCTTGTCGCCATCAATCTGGATCCGTTCAATGAGCAATCCAGTTGGATTCATCTCGATCTCGAAAAACTCGGCATACCTTCCAACCAGGACTTTATCGTCGAAGACCTGCTGACAGGAGTAGCCTACACTTGGCAAGATCGCAGGAATTACGTGGCTCTCAAACCTGACCGCCAACCAGCGCACATCTTTCGTATTATCCGCCCGGTCTGA
- the treS gene encoding maltose alpha-D-glucosyltransferase: protein MKKLASATDPLWYKDAIIYELHVRAFADSNGDGIGDFPGLLSRLDYLQDLGVTCIWLLPFFPSPLRDDGYDIANYVDVNPSYGTLNDFKAFLDAAHQRNMQVMIELVINHTSDQHPWFKASRLAAPGSAAREMYVWSDSDQVYKDARIIFTDTEKSNWTWDETAKAYYWHRFFSHQPDLNFDNPAVIEEVLKAMRFWLDMGVDALRMDAIPYLVERDGTSCENLPETHAAIKAIRTAIDADYANRLILAEANQWPADVRPYFGDGDECHMAFHFPLMPRIYMALRQEDRLPITDIMAQTPAIPDNCQWGLFLRNHDELTLEMVTDDERDYMYFAYSADPRMRINVGIRRRLAPLVDNNRRRIELLNSLLLSFPGTPIMYYGDELGMGDNIYLGDRNGVRTPMQWNSDRNAGFSKCDPARLYFPVVMDPIYGYQVINVEAQLSDQSSLLHWTRNMIALRKLFQVFGRGTLTFLNPANRKILAYLRDLDRGDGSHETVLCVANLSRFAQPVSLDLATHAGLEPVEMLGYVPFPTITEAPYALSLAPYSFLWLELQPASAKVDSALSSPEDAELANVADILGVTASMAADALDLMTLGWTGLISNAGSLLENALRAWLPRQRWFGAKTRTIQALNVLDWAEIPLDAGNSSSADTLAGSGIPTALVFIEITYADGVSETYQLPLAISTGTRAEEFAVSNPQSILATITSQAGPAILYDATSREDLRLRLLTLIERNEPLALSTLRIPSSDETGLSDASNIADAPASSVAVPVVPAPLDAQPGEAASSPHSERLNVHSAGKLQAYASSAFSALHLTHPTSSRVGSAEQSNTSILYGKDLILKLFRRLQPGENPDVEIGRFLTEIAHFPRIAPFFGEIDITPIGGEKTTVAMLQGLVANEGDGWQWFLDELKNYFASVASLPAPPAATPASFLIDRELPREAFEHARASLEAAALLGRRTAEMHLALATPTHDPAFAAEPITAADLNNDARRIDAQITSTLEALKSKLSTLKDLTADNAGLLLSRRINLFSRAHAITSSAPGGLRIRIHGDYHLGQTLRTAAPVGSATDAGDFVLLDFEGEPARPLSERRQKQSPLKDVAGMLRSFSYAAHSGLNQHLAANPESSRSSGTEALSAWEILWQDSASTEFLQAYRKGIAANPSILPSPQQSQALLSAYLLEKALYELLYELNNRPEWLRIPLSGILALES from the coding sequence TTGAAGAAGCTCGCAAGCGCAACCGATCCCCTCTGGTATAAAGACGCGATCATTTATGAATTGCATGTTCGTGCCTTTGCTGACTCCAACGGCGACGGCATCGGGGACTTTCCGGGGCTTCTTTCGCGTCTCGATTACCTGCAGGATCTCGGCGTTACATGCATCTGGCTTTTGCCCTTCTTCCCTTCACCATTGCGCGATGACGGCTACGACATTGCGAACTACGTCGATGTCAATCCATCGTACGGAACGCTGAATGACTTCAAAGCGTTTCTCGATGCAGCACACCAGCGCAACATGCAGGTAATGATCGAGCTGGTCATCAATCACACCAGCGATCAGCATCCCTGGTTCAAGGCGTCTCGTCTTGCCGCACCGGGCTCTGCAGCGCGCGAGATGTACGTCTGGTCTGACAGCGATCAGGTTTACAAAGATGCCCGCATCATCTTCACCGATACGGAAAAATCAAACTGGACCTGGGACGAAACAGCCAAAGCCTATTATTGGCACCGGTTTTTTTCTCATCAGCCGGACCTCAACTTCGATAACCCCGCGGTGATTGAAGAGGTGCTGAAAGCCATGCGCTTCTGGCTCGACATGGGTGTCGACGCTCTGCGCATGGATGCTATTCCATACCTTGTAGAACGCGACGGCACCTCATGCGAAAATCTGCCCGAGACGCATGCGGCTATAAAAGCCATCCGCACCGCGATTGACGCCGATTACGCCAACCGTCTCATCCTAGCTGAAGCCAATCAGTGGCCTGCCGATGTGCGTCCTTACTTTGGCGATGGCGATGAATGCCACATGGCATTTCACTTCCCGCTGATGCCACGCATCTACATGGCTCTGCGCCAGGAAGACCGCCTGCCCATCACCGACATCATGGCCCAGACACCCGCGATTCCAGACAACTGCCAGTGGGGTCTCTTTCTTCGCAACCATGATGAACTCACGCTTGAGATGGTCACGGACGATGAGCGCGACTACATGTACTTCGCCTACTCGGCAGACCCACGTATGCGGATCAATGTCGGTATTCGCCGTCGCCTCGCGCCTCTCGTCGACAACAATCGCCGCCGCATAGAACTGCTGAATTCGCTGCTATTGAGCTTCCCTGGAACGCCCATCATGTATTACGGCGATGAACTGGGCATGGGCGACAACATCTATCTTGGCGACCGCAACGGTGTTCGCACTCCGATGCAATGGAACTCCGACCGCAATGCAGGATTCTCAAAGTGCGATCCCGCGCGGCTCTATTTTCCTGTCGTCATGGACCCCATCTATGGCTATCAGGTCATCAACGTAGAAGCGCAACTGAGCGACCAATCCAGCCTGCTGCATTGGACCCGCAACATGATCGCCCTGCGTAAACTCTTTCAGGTCTTCGGGCGCGGAACACTCACATTTCTAAACCCCGCAAATCGTAAGATCCTCGCCTACCTGCGCGATCTCGACCGGGGCGATGGCTCACACGAAACTGTCCTCTGTGTTGCTAATCTCAGTCGCTTCGCGCAGCCAGTATCGTTAGATCTGGCTACCCATGCTGGCCTGGAACCCGTCGAGATGCTTGGCTACGTGCCGTTCCCCACCATCACTGAAGCGCCTTATGCGCTTTCGCTTGCGCCGTATTCTTTCCTCTGGCTTGAACTGCAGCCAGCCAGCGCAAAGGTGGATTCCGCTCTATCTTCTCCCGAGGACGCAGAGCTGGCTAACGTTGCCGATATTCTCGGCGTTACAGCCAGCATGGCAGCAGACGCGCTCGATCTGATGACTCTCGGCTGGACCGGGCTGATCTCAAATGCAGGCTCTCTTTTAGAAAATGCCCTGCGCGCATGGCTGCCACGTCAACGATGGTTTGGTGCCAAGACACGCACCATTCAGGCACTGAACGTGCTCGACTGGGCAGAGATTCCGCTCGACGCTGGTAACTCTTCGAGCGCTGATACTCTTGCCGGCAGCGGCATTCCTACGGCCCTGGTCTTCATTGAGATTACGTATGCCGATGGCGTCTCAGAAACCTATCAGCTTCCTCTCGCTATCAGCACAGGCACCAGGGCTGAAGAATTCGCCGTAAGCAATCCTCAAAGCATACTTGCAACGATTACCTCACAAGCAGGCCCGGCAATTTTGTATGACGCAACCAGTCGCGAAGACCTGCGCCTGCGGCTGCTCACACTCATTGAACGCAATGAACCACTCGCACTCTCAACACTGCGCATCCCCTCATCTGACGAGACGGGCTTGAGTGATGCATCGAACATTGCAGATGCTCCCGCGTCCTCTGTGGCCGTTCCAGTAGTGCCCGCTCCACTCGATGCTCAACCAGGTGAGGCAGCCTCTTCGCCACATTCTGAGAGGCTCAATGTGCACTCTGCGGGCAAGTTGCAGGCATACGCATCGAGCGCTTTCTCCGCGCTGCATCTTACGCATCCAACCAGCTCGCGAGTCGGCTCCGCGGAGCAGTCGAACACATCTATCCTCTACGGCAAAGATCTGATCTTGAAGCTGTTCAGACGTCTGCAACCAGGCGAAAATCCAGACGTTGAAATCGGACGTTTTCTCACTGAAATTGCGCACTTTCCCCGCATCGCACCTTTCTTTGGTGAGATAGATATAACGCCGATCGGCGGAGAAAAAACCACAGTCGCCATGCTTCAAGGGCTCGTAGCCAACGAAGGGGATGGCTGGCAGTGGTTCCTCGATGAGTTGAAGAACTACTTCGCTTCAGTTGCCTCTCTGCCCGCTCCGCCAGCAGCAACACCGGCCAGCTTCCTCATCGATCGCGAACTACCTCGCGAAGCCTTCGAACACGCGCGCGCATCGCTTGAGGCCGCTGCGCTGCTCGGTCGCCGTACAGCAGAAATGCATCTGGCGCTGGCTACTCCGACTCATGATCCTGCCTTCGCAGCCGAGCCTATTACCGCTGCCGATCTCAACAACGATGCTCGCCGAATCGACGCGCAGATCACGTCCACTCTTGAAGCGCTCAAGAGCAAACTTTCGACCCTCAAAGATCTCACCGCAGACAATGCCGGACTGCTGCTGTCTCGTCGCATCAACCTCTTTTCTCGCGCACATGCGATCACCAGTTCAGCGCCCGGCGGCCTGCGAATCCGCATTCACGGCGATTATCATCTCGGGCAAACTCTACGCACAGCCGCGCCAGTTGGGTCTGCAACAGATGCCGGGGATTTCGTTCTCCTGGACTTTGAAGGCGAGCCCGCAAGGCCGCTATCGGAGCGTCGTCAAAAGCAATCGCCTCTGAAAGATGTCGCAGGGATGCTCCGATCTTTTTCCTACGCCGCGCATTCGGGCCTGAATCAACATCTCGCAGCGAATCCGGAATCCTCCCGCAGCTCTGGAACAGAAGCCTTGTCTGCGTGGGAAATACTCTGGCAGGATTCCGCTTCCACTGAATTCCTGCAAGCCTATCGCAAAGGGATTGCAGCAAATCCATCTATCCTGCCTTCGCCGCAACAATCGCAGGCTCTTTTAAGCGCTTATCTATTGGAGAAAGCTCTCTATGAGTTGCTCTATGAACTCAACAACCGACCCGAATGGCTTCGTATTCCACTGAGCGGTATTCTCGCGCTCGAATCCTGA
- the treY gene encoding malto-oligosyltrehalose synthase, with translation MPQIPLSTYRLQLYAGFTFEDAAGVADYIEALGISHVYCSPYLQAVSGSTHGYDVVDHQRPNEELGGEEGHSLFCQRLKDLGLGQVLDIVPNHMALGEQNRYWWDVIENGPSSRYATWFDIDWHSAEVKLQNKVLIPVLDDQYGRVLSSGRIRMEYTGERFQIRYVDNLFPVAPRSLSSLLTRAAEYAHNDTLHFIAASFLALPSPDSIDRGAASARHRDKTVIYGLLKQLCEKQPEVQAAISRGVDELNHEIDALDDVLNQQSYRLAYWPTADQELGYRRFFDVNTLIGLRMEREHVFEATHCRILKWLEDGTLDGVRIDHPDGLRDPLQYFERLRKRAPDAWIIGEKILEPGEFLRESWPIQGTSGYDFMNVCNRLIVHGEGLIELTKTYSEFTNEPIDFAELSHQKKQMVEQEALGSDINRLASLFVEICENNRDRRDYTRAEIRRALREVASFFPVYRTYVVADRDRIVDEDHANIEKAIALAKDRRQDLDAGLFDFIADVLTLRVRGKVESEFLMRFQQFTSTVMAKGVEDTAFYCFNRMIGLNEVGNDPGCDGISVAEFHDYSAKMQATHPLTMTTLSTHDTKRADDVRARLATITEIPGRWRAVLNRWSRMNAQFRTANFPDRNTECFLYQTLIGAWPVTKDRLTAYMEKATREAKQQTGWTQQNKEFEEALRNFIERILESPEFIAELEAFVGRVLQAGRINSLVQTLVKFTAPGVPDTYQGSELWDLSLVDPDNRRPVDYETRRTILNDLKKGMLAEEIMREIDRGVPKMWVTHKALSLRRQHPEWFGADAGYTPLLAEGLKREHVVAYLRGSHVVTIVPRWTLKLGDSWASTTLNLPQGNWKNALTGDVIKGGRLRVQTLLQHFPVALLTRETE, from the coding sequence ATGCCCCAGATACCTTTATCCACATACCGTCTGCAGTTGTATGCGGGCTTCACCTTTGAGGATGCAGCAGGCGTAGCCGATTATATTGAGGCACTGGGCATCTCGCATGTGTACTGTTCGCCGTATCTCCAGGCAGTCTCTGGCAGTACACATGGGTATGACGTGGTGGATCACCAGCGACCGAATGAAGAGCTTGGCGGCGAAGAAGGACATAGCCTGTTCTGCCAGCGGTTGAAAGATCTCGGCCTTGGCCAGGTGCTGGACATCGTGCCTAATCACATGGCGCTCGGAGAACAGAACCGCTACTGGTGGGACGTCATCGAGAATGGTCCGTCGAGCCGGTATGCAACATGGTTCGATATCGATTGGCACTCCGCTGAGGTGAAGCTGCAGAACAAAGTGTTAATCCCTGTATTGGACGACCAGTATGGACGTGTCCTGAGTTCTGGCCGCATCAGGATGGAGTACACCGGCGAGCGCTTCCAGATACGCTATGTCGACAATCTCTTTCCTGTCGCGCCGAGATCTCTATCGAGCTTACTTACCAGGGCCGCGGAGTATGCGCACAATGACACGCTTCACTTCATTGCCGCCAGCTTTTTAGCGTTGCCATCTCCTGACTCCATCGATCGGGGAGCCGCAAGCGCAAGACACCGCGACAAAACCGTAATCTACGGATTGTTGAAGCAGCTCTGCGAAAAACAGCCAGAGGTACAGGCTGCAATCTCACGCGGCGTTGATGAGTTGAATCATGAAATCGACGCATTGGATGACGTGCTGAATCAGCAGAGCTATCGACTGGCCTATTGGCCCACTGCCGATCAGGAATTGGGCTATCGTCGATTCTTCGACGTAAATACTCTCATCGGGTTGCGCATGGAGAGAGAGCACGTCTTCGAGGCAACACATTGCAGAATCTTGAAGTGGCTTGAAGACGGCACATTGGATGGCGTGCGTATCGATCATCCCGATGGTTTACGCGATCCCCTGCAATACTTTGAACGCTTGAGAAAACGTGCGCCAGATGCATGGATCATAGGCGAGAAGATTCTTGAGCCGGGAGAGTTTCTCCGCGAGAGCTGGCCGATTCAGGGAACCAGCGGCTATGACTTCATGAACGTGTGCAATCGCCTCATTGTTCATGGCGAGGGCCTGATCGAGCTGACAAAGACCTACAGCGAATTCACAAATGAGCCGATCGACTTTGCGGAATTATCGCACCAGAAAAAGCAAATGGTAGAGCAGGAAGCTCTGGGCAGCGACATTAACCGCCTGGCCAGTCTGTTTGTGGAGATATGCGAGAACAACCGCGACCGCCGCGATTACACGCGTGCCGAGATTCGACGTGCGCTTCGTGAGGTAGCTTCGTTCTTCCCTGTCTATCGCACCTACGTAGTCGCAGATCGCGACCGCATCGTAGATGAGGATCACGCGAATATCGAGAAAGCAATCGCTTTAGCCAAAGACCGAAGACAGGATTTAGATGCAGGACTCTTTGACTTCATCGCGGATGTATTGACATTGCGCGTACGAGGAAAAGTGGAAAGCGAATTTCTAATGCGTTTCCAGCAATTCACCTCAACGGTGATGGCCAAGGGTGTTGAGGACACCGCGTTTTACTGCTTCAATCGAATGATCGGTTTGAATGAAGTAGGCAACGATCCAGGCTGCGATGGCATTTCCGTTGCGGAGTTTCACGACTATTCCGCGAAGATGCAGGCAACCCATCCATTGACGATGACAACGCTCTCCACGCACGATACAAAGCGTGCCGACGATGTGAGAGCACGGCTCGCGACCATCACTGAAATTCCCGGACGATGGAGAGCTGTTCTGAATCGATGGTCGCGCATGAACGCACAGTTTCGCACTGCAAACTTTCCTGATCGAAACACGGAGTGCTTTCTATATCAGACCTTGATCGGCGCGTGGCCAGTTACAAAAGATCGCCTGACGGCCTACATGGAAAAGGCAACACGCGAAGCCAAACAACAAACCGGTTGGACGCAGCAGAACAAGGAATTTGAAGAGGCATTGCGAAACTTCATCGAACGCATTCTTGAGTCGCCTGAATTCATCGCAGAGTTGGAAGCGTTCGTCGGCCGAGTACTGCAAGCAGGGCGCATCAACAGTCTTGTGCAGACGCTGGTAAAGTTCACAGCGCCAGGAGTGCCGGACACGTATCAGGGCAGCGAGCTATGGGATCTTAGCCTCGTCGATCCAGACAATCGCAGACCTGTCGATTACGAAACGCGCCGAACAATATTGAACGATCTGAAAAAAGGGATGCTCGCAGAAGAGATCATGCGCGAGATCGATAGAGGAGTGCCGAAGATGTGGGTGACTCACAAAGCTCTGTCTCTTCGCCGTCAACATCCAGAGTGGTTTGGCGCGGACGCAGGCTATACGCCCCTGCTCGCAGAAGGCCTGAAACGCGAACATGTTGTGGCTTATCTTCGCGGATCTCACGTGGTCACAATAGTTCCTCGCTGGACTTTAAAACTCGGCGATAGCTGGGCATCGACGACATTGAATTTGCCGCAAGGCAATTGGAAAAACGCGCTCACTGGCGATGTAATCAAGGGTGGCCGGTTGCGAGTGCAAACGCTATTGCAGCACTTTCCAGTTGCGTTGCTTACACGGGAGACGGAGTAG
- the treZ gene encoding malto-oligosyltrehalose trehalohydrolase: MHRFEIWAPRAKKLAVRVNSATLPMYGPDERGWWRLDIPEATAGSDYGYQIDDDSKLYPDPRSLSQPNGVHGLSRVYDQQAFVWGDANFSAPPLASGVIYELHIGTFTPEGTLDSAISKLDYLVDLGVTHVELMPVASFAGDRGWGYDGVALFAVHEAYGGPDALKRFVDAAHGKGLSLLLDVVYNHFGPVGNYTGKFGPYLVEAHQTPWGGAVNFEDSGADQVRRFFCDNALMWMRDFHIDGLRLDAVHGFVDRSAIHFLEQLSIEVEALETTLARRLVLIAESDLNDPRVITPREANGLGMDAQWNDDFHHALFAALNPEEADGYYADFGELSQLAKTLERNFVYDGIYSKFRDRVHGRPAGNLSQHRFVGFIQNHDQVGNRAIGDRLQEVVGFDRAKIAAALVLLGPFVPLLFQGEEWAASSPFQYFADHDDPEMARLVSEGRKREFASFGWEPSLIPDPEKRETFERSKLKWDEVNNGQHEEMLTWYRELIRLRRTTPSLNHGEPGHTHISHNQSEDQREMWLSMSRGEVTVQCNLGNDRQLIAMPKGKRLILSSHKDVTVTDGEMTLPANSVAIFL, from the coding sequence ATGCACCGATTCGAGATTTGGGCTCCACGCGCGAAGAAGCTGGCAGTGAGAGTGAATAGCGCCACATTACCGATGTATGGCCCCGACGAACGAGGCTGGTGGCGGCTCGATATACCGGAAGCCACAGCCGGGTCTGATTATGGCTATCAGATCGACGATGATTCGAAGCTCTATCCCGATCCGCGTTCTCTCAGTCAGCCCAATGGAGTACATGGCCTGTCACGTGTATATGATCAGCAGGCATTTGTCTGGGGCGATGCAAACTTCAGCGCCCCACCGTTGGCCAGCGGCGTGATCTATGAGTTGCACATCGGTACTTTTACACCGGAAGGCACCTTGGATAGCGCGATCAGCAAACTGGACTATCTCGTAGACCTCGGCGTGACACATGTAGAGCTGATGCCGGTTGCATCTTTCGCAGGAGACCGCGGATGGGGCTACGATGGCGTCGCGTTGTTTGCCGTACATGAAGCCTATGGCGGACCGGATGCTCTAAAGCGGTTTGTCGATGCGGCGCATGGAAAAGGCCTGTCCCTGCTGCTTGATGTTGTCTATAACCACTTCGGTCCGGTTGGAAATTACACGGGAAAGTTTGGCCCTTATCTTGTGGAGGCCCATCAGACTCCGTGGGGCGGTGCGGTGAACTTTGAAGACTCCGGTGCGGATCAGGTACGAAGATTCTTCTGCGATAACGCGCTGATGTGGATGCGTGATTTTCACATCGATGGGCTACGGCTGGATGCGGTGCATGGATTCGTTGATCGTTCGGCCATTCATTTTCTTGAGCAGCTTTCGATTGAAGTCGAGGCATTGGAAACGACCCTTGCGCGCCGCCTTGTACTGATTGCAGAGAGCGACCTGAACGACCCGCGAGTGATCACTCCCCGCGAAGCAAATGGTCTTGGGATGGATGCGCAATGGAACGATGATTTTCATCATGCACTGTTCGCGGCACTCAATCCCGAGGAGGCAGATGGATACTATGCAGACTTTGGCGAGCTGAGCCAACTGGCAAAAACTCTCGAACGAAATTTTGTTTACGACGGAATCTATTCCAAGTTTCGTGATCGTGTTCACGGGCGGCCTGCGGGAAATCTATCGCAGCATCGGTTTGTAGGATTCATTCAAAATCATGATCAGGTCGGAAATCGCGCGATCGGTGACAGACTGCAGGAAGTCGTCGGTTTCGACCGCGCCAAAATTGCTGCGGCCCTGGTGTTGCTCGGTCCATTTGTGCCGCTGTTGTTTCAAGGCGAGGAATGGGCTGCTTCCTCGCCATTTCAATACTTCGCCGACCACGATGATCCAGAGATGGCCAGGCTTGTTTCTGAGGGACGCAAGAGAGAGTTCGCCTCGTTTGGCTGGGAGCCGAGTTTGATTCCCGATCCCGAGAAGCGGGAGACGTTTGAGCGCTCAAAGCTGAAGTGGGACGAAGTGAACAACGGCCAGCACGAAGAGATGCTGACCTGGTATCGCGAGTTAATCCGGCTGCGGCGAACCACGCCATCCCTGAATCACGGCGAGCCGGGACATACACACATCAGCCATAACCAAAGCGAGGATCAACGCGAGATGTGGTTATCCATGTCCCGTGGCGAGGTGACTGTGCAATGCAACCTGGGCAATGACAGGCAGCTCATCGCAATGCCGAAGGGCAAACGGCTCATCCTCAGTTCGCATAAGGATGTGACAGTGACGGATGGAGAAATGACTCTCCCCGCCAACTCGGTGGCAATTTTTCTTTAG
- a CDS encoding YqaA family protein: MMAFLQSMKRAKAPTGLRAAAAGGKHSMLHWLVSLGALGLFAVAILDSSVIPLPLPGSTDLLLLLLTAHRGTSLSMAILLTASALAGSLVGGYFTWSTGRKGGEVMLEKRVPERFLHKLVEWVERHGSLSVGLAAFLPPPIPLTPFLLAAGALKVPRLRFLASYGLGRTARYGLLAWLGFTYGRYVVRLWEKTLAGWTAPILWTYCSLLTAGIGYGVWKYLRGRRMGKQAAATA; the protein is encoded by the coding sequence ATGATGGCATTTCTGCAATCCATGAAACGCGCCAAAGCCCCTACAGGCCTGCGAGCCGCTGCTGCTGGAGGGAAACACTCCATGCTCCACTGGCTGGTGAGCCTGGGGGCTCTGGGGCTCTTTGCAGTGGCCATCCTTGATTCTTCCGTGATCCCGCTGCCCTTGCCGGGGAGCACGGATTTACTGCTGTTGCTGCTGACGGCTCACAGAGGCACGTCACTGTCGATGGCGATTCTACTGACGGCAAGTGCTTTGGCTGGATCGCTGGTGGGAGGGTATTTCACCTGGAGCACCGGCCGCAAGGGCGGCGAAGTGATGTTGGAAAAGCGTGTGCCGGAGCGGTTTTTACATAAGCTGGTCGAGTGGGTTGAGCGACATGGCAGTCTTTCAGTGGGGCTGGCCGCTTTTTTGCCGCCGCCGATTCCGCTGACGCCTTTTCTGCTGGCGGCTGGAGCGTTGAAAGTGCCGCGCTTGCGGTTTCTGGCGAGTTACGGTCTTGGCCGAACGGCGCGGTACGGGCTGCTGGCATGGCTTGGATTTACCTATGGCCGGTACGTGGTGCGGCTGTGGGAGAAAACACTGGCGGGATGGACGGCGCCCATCCTATGGACGTATTGCAGCCTGTTAACGGCTGGAATTGGATACGGCGTCTGGAAATACCTGCGCGGCAGGCGCATGGGTAAGCAGGCCGCTGCGACGGCATAA